Below is a window of Cytophaga hutchinsonii ATCC 33406 DNA.
AGATAATTGTAGTCTGCATCTTTAACTTCTGTAAATGATGAAAGAAAATATAAATACACAATCACTGATCGATTTACTTCGAAAAACGCATCATGCAGAATGGGAAGCCACCCCTTCTGCACACGATGCCATTACCTGGTTAGGCGACCTGGTACAATTTTTATTTCCCAGTAATCATTTACCCAAACAGTCTTCATATGAAGGCATATTAAAAAAGAACCAGATCGACCTGGAAAATATTCTGCTGAGTTATGTAGAAGCACACAAGCTTAATATCGAACAGGCTGTTTCCAGTTTTTACAATGGCTTAGGTAACCTATATCAGAATCTGCGGGAAGATGCTTCAAAGATCAACGAATTTGATCCGGCTGCAACCAGCGTCAATGAAGTGATTGTGTCCTATCCTGGGTTTTATGCCATTACGGTTTACCGGATCGCACATAAGCTGGCAGAATTGAATATTCCTATTCTCCCGCGCATTCTCAGTGAATATGCACATGGAAAAACAGGTATTGATATTCACCCCAACGCAAGCATAGATGTCCCGTTTGTGATTGATCACGGAACGGGAATTGTTATCGGGGCAACAAGTGTGATCGGTAAAAATGTATGTATTTACCAGGGTGTAACTCTTGGTGCGCTGCACGTATCCAAAATTATGGCCGAGATCAAAAGACACCCTACCGTTGAAGATAACGTAGTGATTTATGCACGTACTACCATTCTGGGGGGAAACACCGTAATCGGAAAGAACAGCATTATAGGCGGAAGTGTTTTTATAACCAAAAGCATTGAACCGGATTCACAGGTATTTAATACGCACCAGCTGCGCATCAGTAATATCCATGCACGTACATTTGATGAAAACAGAGGAGTAGTATTAAAAAAGCAATCCTGATTTTGTATCTCCGATACGTATGATAACGTATTAAAAAAGCGATCTGCAGGAAAATCTTTTTCTTCAGATCGCTTTAATTTTTATTGCGTTCGTTTTACAGCTTACATCAGAATACCTCTGGTGGGGGTCATTTTCACCGGGATAGAATCATCACCAATCATCTCCTTTAAATCAATTTCTATGGTATTGCAAATCGCAGTCATAGGCGTATCAAACGGTGTATTATCAAACGGATACGCATATACATGTCCGTTCATATAGATCATGTGAAATACCCAGCCGATAAGCACGGTAATAGGCAGCATCATCCAGGTGGTTGCAGCTTTGTCTACACCAGATAATAAGCTAAAAGGCAGCAGTGTAATAAAAAAATACAGGAACACTTTTGAAAAGAAATGATAGGTTGGAAGAAAAGGCGTTTTTTTGATCCGTTCTGCCTGCCCCTGATAGGTGTAAAAATGGTTCAGGCTTTGATCCATCTGAACAAACATATATTCATTCAGCAATTTACGATCGTACATTTTACGTATATCTGCTGCCTGATTTTTTATAAGCTGTGTAGCAACATTGCTGCACCCTCTTACCGTATTGTATTCTTCTTCTGATAAAAACGGGCTCAATGCAGCAGTCATTTTTTCTGCATCAGATTCTTCTCTCAGCTGCATTCTTAATGCATTGATAAATGCGAGGTGTCTGTAAATTATTTTTTTCCGGATCTCCTTTGTTGCGTGATGGTGATTGTCATCTTCAAACTGAATAAAAGAAATAACCTGCTTTGCAAACGAGCGGCTGTCATTTACAATACTTCCCCAGATCTTCCGCGCTTCCCACCAGCGGTCGTAAGCCTGACTATTCGAGAAACCAAGTAAAATAGATAGTGCGGTACCCAATACAGCTGTAATTGAAACGGGTACCCCCCAATCATTGTAGTAGTTTGTAACTTTAAGCACAACAGCAAAAAAAACAATTGTTAATGAATAAGTAATATTGTTCTTAGATACTTCAAAAACATCTTTAGGAACAAATCTAAATTTAACGATCATAAAATATAATACTTAGGGTGTATTTAAGGTATAATGAATGTACTGTAATATATGTCTTCTAAAAAAAAGAAAAGCCCTTGTATGAGGCATACAAAGGCTTTTCTTTAACTGTTTATATCAGTTGAAATTATAGTCTGAATACAAGACCTGCACGTACTGCAGTAATTGCCCAGCCTACTTCACCGTATACACCAACATTGTTTGCAAAATAGTAACGGAAACCACCGAATGGACCAATTACCGGATGAGCTCCAATATTTCTGGACTTATGAGTATCGGGACCTCTGTTACCTGGATTTGGACCATTTGGATCTACCCATCCATCAGTATATTTGTGTACGTCATTGGAAATAGAGAAACCAACCAATGCACCCGCATATAAATCAAATTTACGATCTAAGCCGATCAATCTATTAAAGTGATATTCACCTCTTGCTGTGAAATAACTATTAACTTGAGAATTCTTTACATCTCTTCTGTAATATCCATCATTTTGATAGTAATCGTCATAACTACTTCCACCACCATTTATTGAAAATTGACCACCAATAGTAATATCTTCCCAAAACGCCTTTTGAAGGGCTAATGAAAATGTTGGTAGCTGAAAGCTGCTTTCATTTTTGTAATTGTAATCTGAACTATAGCTGTATTCATTTCCGACAAAACCAACACCAAAATCAAAAAGAACATCCCCTTTGTTTGTGGCGGCATCCTGACCGGCATTTTTTGTTCCTTGTGCAAAAGCACCTACACTAATAAATAGTGAGCACACAATAGCAACTGTAGAAAATATTTTTTTCATGTTTTTGTAAACGATTAAGATTAGTACTTAAAATAAGCTAAACGATTTGTTATATACAAATGTAAAAAGCTTTGTGAACGATTATTTATACAAATTGAACTATTTGTTACAACATTCCCATTGATAAAATAAAGCGGTTATTTTTTCTTTTTCTTTTTAGGAACATACTTTTTAGTTGTTTCTGCGTCAGCTTCCTTTAACAATGCTTTCCAGTTATCGTTCACATCCTCTGTCAGATCTAAGGTTGCATCATAGTCTTTACCTGTAATCTCAATCACATTGATTTCTTTTCCTAAAAATTCTTCTACCTCATCCAGTACAGGTTTTTCTTCCATGCTGCAAAAGGATATTGCAAAACCTTTAGAAACGCCCCTGCCCGTACGGCCTACTCTATGTACATAATTTTCAGCCACTTCAGGCATGTCATAATTTACAACATATTCTACTCCGGCAATATCAATCCCTCGTGCACTGATATCTGTTGCAATCAAAACATGTACAGTTCCGTTTTTAAATGCGTCCATAGCAGCATCCCGTGCCTGCTGTTCTTTACCGCCATGCATGGTTACTGATTTTAAGCCAACACGTTCCATAGCAGCCTGTACACGGTCTGCACGAACTTGTGTACGCACAAAAACAATTACCTTGCTTTCAGGATGTTCTTTCAATAAACGCTCTAAGAAAAAACGTTTATCATCCATACCAATAAAAGCTACCGAATGGGTAATGTTTTTTGATACACGGTCTTTAGGAGCAATCTGAATGCGGATCGGATTCTTAACGAGTGAATAAGCAAGTTTTTTTATCTCTTCGTTAATGGTTGCAGAGAAAAATAATGTCTGATGTCTGGCCGGAAGAAATTTCTTCACATCCTGAATGTCTTTTATAAAACCCAGATCAAGCATGTGATCGGCTTCATCCAATACTAATATTTTAACCCTGGTGATTTTAATATGTTTCTGATAGATCAAATCAAACATCCTTCCCGGCGTGGCCACTAAAATATCAATGCCATAATCCGCTGCTGCAATCTGTGCTTCCTGCTCTACACCACCTGTGATGCATACCGTACGTAAGCGTGTATACGCTCCTATTTTTTTAAAAACCTCAGAGATCTGAACAGCAAGTTCCCGCGTAGGCGCCATTACCAGACAGGATATGTCTGTATGCTCCGATTTTTTAACGTTGATAAGTGTATTTAAAACAGGAATAACAAATGCAGCGGTTTTACCCGTACCTGTCTGTGCAATCGCCAATACATCTTCTCCTGCCAGAATAGGCGGGATAGATTTAAACTGTATATCTGTCGGGCGATTGAAACCAGCTTCTGCTAAACTTTTCTTAATGCCCGGTGCAAGGTCGTAACTTTCAAATTTCATTAAAACAAAGGTAAGAAAAATCCATCAGATATATTGATCATCGAACCCGCATACAGCTATCTATCAGTCAAGCCTTTCCTGTTTTTAAAAATCCCCCCTAACCTCGGTCTGTGGCACACAGACCGAACGATGTTCTGTGCGTCACAAACCATGAATAAGGGAACAGTGTAGGAATTTTAATCGAACAGACCATTGATCCTGAATCCTTTTCTCATTCAACATACATAAACTGGATTCACTCAGCTTTTTTTTGTTACTTGAATGCTCGTCTCGTTTCATTCTATGCAGTCATCCCTTTTCCGTACAAAAAATCCAAACGAACTTCATACAGAAGTCTCTGCATTAAAAAGAACACTTACCTTTAAAGACTTAACAGCGCTGGGCATTGCAGCGGTAATTGGTGCGGGCATTTTTGGTACCATCGGACAAGCTGCGTATGACGGCGGACCAGGCATTATATTCCTTTTTATTATTACTTCTCTTGGCTGTTTATTTTCCGCTTTCTGTTATGCGGAATTTGCCGCCTCTACGCCTATTTCCGGAAGTGCTTACACCTATGCATACATTAGCTTCGGAGAACTCATTGCCTGGATCATTGGCTGGGATCTTTTCATGGAATATGCCGTTGGTAATATGGCCGTTGCCATTTCCTGGTCAGATTATTTTACCGCTTTTCTGAAAGGGGTTAACATCGAATTCCCGTTGTGGTTAAGCATGGATTATTTTACAGCCGTGCATCAAAAATCGGCGGCGGCACAACAGGCATATGTACACGCTCCCCGCATATTTGACTTTCCGGTGATTGTTGATTTGCCTGCTATTTTAATCACTGTTCTTATCACCATACTGGTCTATATCGGTATTCAGGAATCAAAACGTACCAATAATGTTTTGGTCGTATTTAAGATCATTGTACTTCTTCTATTTATAATCGTAGGTTTTACTACAGTGAATACAGCAAACTGGTCGCCGTTTATACCCAATGGCTGGTCAGGAATCTTCAAAGGCACAGCAGCGGTATTCTTCGCCTACATTGGCTTTGATGCGTTATCAACCACTACAGAAGAATGTGTGAATCCGAAACGGGATTTACCTCGTGCCATTTTTTCTTCCTTACTGATCTCTACCCTCATCTACATTGCCATCGCGTTAGTAATTACCGGCATGGTTTCGTATCACGATTTGAATGTCGGTGACCCGCTTGCATACGCGCTTGAAAAAACAGGCTTACACA
It encodes the following:
- a CDS encoding serine O-acetyltransferase — translated: MMKENINTQSLIDLLRKTHHAEWEATPSAHDAITWLGDLVQFLFPSNHLPKQSSYEGILKKNQIDLENILLSYVEAHKLNIEQAVSSFYNGLGNLYQNLREDASKINEFDPAATSVNEVIVSYPGFYAITVYRIAHKLAELNIPILPRILSEYAHGKTGIDIHPNASIDVPFVIDHGTGIVIGATSVIGKNVCIYQGVTLGALHVSKIMAEIKRHPTVEDNVVIYARTTILGGNTVIGKNSIIGGSVFITKSIEPDSQVFNTHQLRISNIHARTFDENRGVVLKKQS
- a CDS encoding bestrophin family protein, translating into MIVKFRFVPKDVFEVSKNNITYSLTIVFFAVVLKVTNYYNDWGVPVSITAVLGTALSILLGFSNSQAYDRWWEARKIWGSIVNDSRSFAKQVISFIQFEDDNHHHATKEIRKKIIYRHLAFINALRMQLREESDAEKMTAALSPFLSEEEYNTVRGCSNVATQLIKNQAADIRKMYDRKLLNEYMFVQMDQSLNHFYTYQGQAERIKKTPFLPTYHFFSKVFLYFFITLLPFSLLSGVDKAATTWMMLPITVLIGWVFHMIYMNGHVYAYPFDNTPFDTPMTAICNTIEIDLKEMIGDDSIPVKMTPTRGILM
- a CDS encoding DEAD/DEAH box helicase, whose translation is MKFESYDLAPGIKKSLAEAGFNRPTDIQFKSIPPILAGEDVLAIAQTGTGKTAAFVIPVLNTLINVKKSEHTDISCLVMAPTRELAVQISEVFKKIGAYTRLRTVCITGGVEQEAQIAAADYGIDILVATPGRMFDLIYQKHIKITRVKILVLDEADHMLDLGFIKDIQDVKKFLPARHQTLFFSATINEEIKKLAYSLVKNPIRIQIAPKDRVSKNITHSVAFIGMDDKRFFLERLLKEHPESKVIVFVRTQVRADRVQAAMERVGLKSVTMHGGKEQQARDAAMDAFKNGTVHVLIATDISARGIDIAGVEYVVNYDMPEVAENYVHRVGRTGRGVSKGFAISFCSMEEKPVLDEVEEFLGKEINVIEITGKDYDATLDLTEDVNDNWKALLKEADAETTKKYVPKKKKKK
- a CDS encoding APC family permease, giving the protein MQSSLFRTKNPNELHTEVSALKRTLTFKDLTALGIAAVIGAGIFGTIGQAAYDGGPGIIFLFIITSLGCLFSAFCYAEFAASTPISGSAYTYAYISFGELIAWIIGWDLFMEYAVGNMAVAISWSDYFTAFLKGVNIEFPLWLSMDYFTAVHQKSAAAQQAYVHAPRIFDFPVIVDLPAILITVLITILVYIGIQESKRTNNVLVVFKIIVLLLFIIVGFTTVNTANWSPFIPNGWSGIFKGTAAVFFAYIGFDALSTTTEECVNPKRDLPRAIFSSLLISTLIYIAIALVITGMVSYHDLNVGDPLAYALEKTGLHKFAGLLSFSAIVSMTGVLLVFQIGQPRIWMNMSRDGLLPKALSRIHPRYQTPSVATVLTGGSIILPLLFLDLKEVVDLTSIGTLFAFLIVCAGIWLKKEKIKTESFTVPFIGGRYLLPVTMLPVLYLYLHTVSTENVFSFTQIPLYSCILAMIATIFYGSVRNLSLLPGIGVCLNLLLLSTMHHQNWIRFVAWLAIGLIVYMTYGRKHSVLAGPSTKG